In the Klebsiella aerogenes KCTC 2190 genome, one interval contains:
- a CDS encoding LysR family transcriptional regulator, whose translation MINANRPILNLDLDLLRTFVAVADLSTFAAAAAAVCRTQSAVSQQMQRLEQLVGKELFARHGRNKLLTEQGIQLLSYARKILRFNDEACMSLMFGSLQGTLTIGASDETADTILPYLLNRIGSFYPKLTLEIKVLNYADIVAKLGSGEIDLALTTHQTGEFDVLTLRTSPTLWYCAADYVLAQGESVPLVLLEESGPFREDIISALNAAQVPWHLAHAASSLAGVKAAVKAGLGVTARPVEMMSPELRVPGKSDGLPGLPDTHYVLSCNPQRENELAQAIFQSLSQDHNPWNTETLYTPEGGDSSLVS comes from the coding sequence ATGATAAATGCAAATCGTCCGATACTGAATCTCGATCTCGATCTGCTGCGGACCTTCGTCGCCGTCGCCGATCTGAGCACCTTCGCGGCGGCCGCTGCCGCGGTATGTCGTACCCAGTCCGCCGTCAGTCAGCAGATGCAGCGCCTGGAGCAACTGGTAGGCAAAGAGCTTTTCGCCCGTCATGGGCGCAATAAATTACTGACCGAGCAGGGGATCCAACTGCTCAGCTACGCGCGCAAAATACTGCGCTTTAATGATGAGGCCTGCATGTCGCTGATGTTTGGCAGCCTGCAGGGGACGCTAACTATCGGCGCTTCCGATGAAACGGCGGATACCATCCTGCCTTACCTGCTCAACCGAATCGGCAGCTTCTATCCCAAACTGACGCTGGAAATAAAGGTCCTGAATTACGCCGATATCGTCGCGAAGTTGGGCAGCGGCGAGATCGACCTGGCATTAACGACGCATCAAACCGGCGAATTTGACGTCCTGACGCTGCGTACCTCGCCGACGCTGTGGTACTGCGCCGCGGATTACGTACTGGCGCAGGGTGAATCCGTTCCGCTGGTGCTGCTCGAAGAGTCCGGGCCGTTTCGCGAAGATATCATCTCCGCGCTGAACGCTGCGCAGGTTCCCTGGCATTTGGCGCATGCCGCCAGTTCTTTAGCCGGGGTGAAGGCGGCGGTGAAAGCGGGCCTTGGCGTCACCGCGCGTCCGGTAGAAATGATGAGTCCGGAGCTACGCGTTCCGGGTAAAAGCGATGGCCTACCGGGCTTGCCTGATACCCACTATGTGCTGAGCTGCAATCCGCAGCGGGAAAACGAACTGGCGCAGGCGATTTTTCAGTCGCTGAGCCAGGACCATAATCCGTGGAACACGGAAACCCTATATACCCCGGAAGGGGGAGACAGTTCTCTGGTTTCATAA
- the alaA gene encoding alanine transaminase AlaA, with translation MSPIEKSSKLENVCYDIRGPVLKEAKRLEEEGNKVLKLNIGNPAPFGFDAPDEILVDVIRNLPTAQGYSDSKGLYSARKAIMQHYQARGMRDVTVEDIYIGNGVSELIVQAMQALLNSGDEMLVPAPDYPLWTAAVSLSSGKAVHYLCDESSDWFPDLDDIRAKITPRTRGIVIINPNNPTGAVYSKELLQEIVEIARQHNLIIFADEIYDKILYDDAEHHSIAALAPDMLTVTFNGLSKTYRVAGFRQGWMVLNGPKKHAKGYIEGLEMLASMRLCANVPAQHAIQTALGGYQSISEFIIPGGRLYEQRNRAWELINEIPGVSCVKPKGALYMFPKIDAKRFNIHDDQKMVLDFLLQEKVLLVQGTAFNWPWPDHVRIVTLPREDDLEMAISRFGRFLSGYHQL, from the coding sequence ATGTCCCCTATCGAAAAATCCAGCAAGTTAGAGAATGTCTGTTACGACATCCGCGGTCCGGTTCTCAAAGAAGCAAAACGCCTTGAAGAAGAAGGCAACAAAGTACTCAAGCTGAATATCGGCAACCCGGCGCCGTTCGGCTTCGATGCGCCTGACGAAATTCTCGTCGACGTTATCCGCAATCTGCCGACCGCCCAGGGCTACAGCGACTCAAAAGGTCTCTATTCCGCCCGTAAAGCGATTATGCAGCACTACCAGGCGCGCGGGATGCGCGATGTTACCGTGGAAGATATCTATATCGGTAACGGCGTTTCCGAGCTCATCGTCCAGGCCATGCAGGCGCTGCTCAACAGCGGCGACGAAATGCTGGTTCCGGCTCCGGACTACCCGCTGTGGACCGCTGCGGTCTCCCTTTCCAGCGGCAAAGCGGTGCACTATTTGTGCGACGAATCCTCAGACTGGTTCCCGGACCTCGACGATATCCGCGCCAAAATTACGCCACGCACCCGTGGAATCGTCATCATTAACCCGAATAACCCGACGGGCGCCGTTTATTCCAAAGAACTGTTGCAGGAGATCGTCGAGATCGCCCGTCAGCACAACCTGATTATTTTCGCCGACGAAATCTACGACAAGATCCTGTACGACGATGCCGAACACCATTCGATCGCCGCGCTGGCGCCGGATATGCTGACCGTCACCTTTAACGGACTGTCGAAGACCTATCGTGTCGCCGGTTTCCGCCAGGGCTGGATGGTGCTTAACGGGCCGAAAAAGCACGCCAAAGGCTATATCGAAGGGCTGGAAATGCTGGCCTCGATGCGCCTGTGCGCCAACGTCCCGGCGCAACACGCAATCCAAACCGCGCTGGGCGGCTATCAGAGCATTAGCGAATTTATCATTCCGGGCGGGCGTTTGTATGAGCAACGCAACCGCGCCTGGGAGTTAATCAACGAGATCCCGGGCGTTTCCTGCGTCAAGCCGAAAGGCGCGCTGTACATGTTCCCGAAAATCGACGCCAAACGCTTTAATATCCACGATGACCAGAAAATGGTGCTCGACTTCCTTCTACAGGAGAAAGTGCTGCTGGTTCAGGGCACCGCCTTTAACTGGCCGTGGCCGGATCACGTGCGTATCGTCACCCTGCCGCGTGAAGATGACCTGGAAATGGCGATTTCCCGCTTTGGCCGTTTCCTCTCCGGCTATCATCAGCTTTAA
- the yfbR gene encoding 5'-deoxynucleotidase, whose protein sequence is MSQSHFFAHLSRLKLINRWPLMRNVRTENVSEHSLQVAMVAHALAAIKNRKFGGQVNAERIALLAMYHDASEVLTGDLPTPVKYFNSQIAQEYKAIEKIAQQKLVDMVPDELRDIFEPLIDEHHYSEEEQSIVKQADALCAYLKCLEELSAGNNEFLLAKGRLEKTLESRRSPEMDYFMQVFVPSFHLSLDEISQDSPL, encoded by the coding sequence ATGAGTCAGAGTCATTTCTTTGCCCACCTCTCCCGCCTGAAACTAATTAACCGCTGGCCTTTGATGCGCAACGTGCGTACCGAAAACGTCTCCGAGCACAGTTTGCAGGTGGCGATGGTCGCCCATGCGCTGGCGGCAATTAAGAACCGCAAGTTTGGCGGCCAGGTCAACGCCGAACGTATTGCCCTGCTGGCGATGTATCACGATGCCTCCGAGGTCCTCACCGGCGATCTGCCCACGCCGGTGAAATACTTCAATTCGCAGATTGCCCAGGAATATAAGGCGATTGAGAAAATCGCTCAGCAAAAACTGGTCGATATGGTTCCCGATGAGCTGCGCGATATCTTTGAGCCCCTGATTGATGAGCACCATTACAGTGAAGAAGAGCAGTCGATTGTGAAGCAGGCCGACGCCCTGTGCGCCTATCTGAAATGTCTTGAAGAGCTTTCCGCCGGCAATAACGAATTTCTGCTGGCTAAAGGTCGGCTGGAAAAAACGCTGGAGTCTCGCCGTAGCCCGGAGATGGATTACTTTATGCAGGTGTTTGTCCCGAGCTTCCACTTGTCGCTCGATGAAATCAGCCAGGATTCACCGCTTTAA
- a CDS encoding SLC13 family permease, which translates to MNGELIWVLSLLAIAVVLFATGKVRMDAIALMIIVAFVLSGTLTLSEAFSGFSDPNVILIAALFIIGDGLVRTGVATKMGSWLVKVAGNSETKMLVYLMLTVAGLGAFMSSTGVVAIFIPVVLSVSLRMNTSPSRLMMPLSFAGLISGMMTLVATPPNLVVNSELLREGLHGFSFFSVTPIGLVVLVLGIVYMLVMRFMLKSEDDSAARDVRKKSTFRDLIKEYRLTGRARRLAIRPGSPMIGQRLDDLKLRERYCANVIGVERWRRFRRVIVNVNGVSEFRARDVLLIDMSASDVDLRQFCGEQMLEPMVLRGEYFADQALDVGMAEVSLIPDSELIGKTVREMAFRTRFGLNIVGLKRDGKALDGAVVDEPLQLGDIMLVVGNWRQIAMLAKRGRDFVVLNMPVEVNDASPAHSQAPHAIFCLVLMVALMLTDEIPNPIAAIIACLLMGKFRCINAESAYKAIHWPSIILIVGMMPFALALQKTGGVDLVVQGLMDVAGSKGPYLMLGCLFVMCAAIGLFISNTATAVLMAPIALAAAKSMGVSPYPFAMVVAMAASAAFMTPVSSPVNTLVLGPGKYSFSDFVKIGVPFTVLVMVVCVLLIPVLFPF; encoded by the coding sequence GTGAACGGTGAATTGATTTGGGTGTTATCGCTACTGGCCATCGCGGTTGTCTTGTTTGCAACCGGCAAGGTGCGCATGGATGCCATCGCGCTGATGATCATTGTGGCGTTTGTGCTTAGCGGTACGTTAACCCTCAGCGAGGCCTTCTCCGGCTTTAGCGATCCGAACGTCATTCTCATTGCTGCGTTATTTATCATTGGCGATGGCCTGGTGCGCACCGGCGTGGCGACTAAAATGGGCTCCTGGCTGGTCAAGGTTGCCGGTAATAGCGAAACCAAAATGCTGGTCTACCTGATGCTCACCGTTGCCGGGCTGGGCGCGTTTATGAGCTCCACCGGCGTCGTGGCGATATTTATTCCGGTGGTGCTCAGCGTTTCGCTGCGTATGAATACCTCGCCATCGCGGCTGATGATGCCGCTGAGCTTCGCCGGGCTGATTAGCGGCATGATGACCCTGGTGGCGACGCCGCCGAACCTGGTGGTCAACAGTGAACTGCTGCGCGAAGGGTTGCATGGATTCAGCTTCTTCAGCGTGACCCCGATTGGCCTGGTGGTGCTGGTGTTGGGTATCGTCTATATGCTGGTGATGCGCTTTATGCTGAAGAGCGAAGATGACAGCGCCGCTCGCGATGTGCGCAAGAAAAGCACCTTTCGTGATTTAATCAAAGAGTACCGCCTTACCGGCAGGGCGCGCCGGCTGGCGATTCGTCCGGGCTCGCCGATGATCGGCCAGCGGCTTGATGATTTAAAGCTGCGTGAACGCTACTGCGCCAACGTTATCGGCGTCGAACGCTGGCGGCGTTTTCGCCGGGTGATTGTCAACGTTAACGGGGTATCGGAGTTTCGCGCCCGTGACGTGTTGCTGATCGATATGTCAGCCTCCGACGTCGATCTGCGGCAGTTTTGCGGCGAACAGATGCTTGAGCCGATGGTGCTGCGTGGCGAATACTTTGCCGATCAGGCGCTGGACGTCGGCATGGCTGAAGTCTCGTTAATCCCTGATTCAGAGCTTATCGGTAAAACGGTGCGCGAGATGGCCTTTCGTACCCGTTTTGGTCTGAATATCGTTGGTCTGAAGCGCGATGGCAAAGCGCTCGACGGCGCGGTAGTCGATGAACCTCTCCAGTTAGGCGATATTATGCTGGTGGTCGGCAACTGGCGGCAGATAGCCATGCTGGCGAAACGTGGCCGCGATTTTGTGGTGCTGAATATGCCGGTAGAGGTCAACGATGCTTCGCCAGCGCACAGTCAGGCGCCGCACGCCATATTCTGCCTGGTGTTGATGGTAGCACTGATGCTTACCGATGAAATCCCTAACCCTATCGCTGCCATCATCGCCTGCCTGTTGATGGGCAAGTTTCGCTGCATCAACGCCGAGAGCGCCTATAAGGCGATTCACTGGCCGAGCATCATTTTGATTGTGGGGATGATGCCGTTTGCCCTGGCATTGCAGAAAACCGGCGGCGTGGATTTGGTGGTGCAGGGGTTAATGGACGTCGCCGGGAGTAAAGGCCCCTATTTGATGCTGGGTTGCCTGTTTGTGATGTGCGCGGCGATTGGTCTGTTTATCTCTAACACCGCGACGGCGGTGCTGATGGCGCCGATTGCGCTGGCGGCGGCGAAATCGATGGGAGTCTCGCCATATCCTTTTGCCATGGTGGTGGCGATGGCGGCTTCGGCGGCTTTCATGACCCCGGTCTCTTCACCGGTTAACACGCTGGTGCTCGGACCCGGTAAATATTCGTTTAGTGATTTTGTCAAAATCGGTGTGCCCTTCACCGTACTGGTGATGGTGGTCTGCGTGCTGCTTATCCCGGTACTCTTTCCGTTTTAA
- a CDS encoding sugar phosphatase, which produces MQCKGFLFDLDGTLVDSLPVVERSWCKWGDRFGIPHDEILGFIHGKQAITSIRHFMPGRSEEDIQAEFRFLEQIEATDIDGIVALPGALNLLNTLNEAGIPWAIVTSGSIPVAHARHRAAGLPMPKVFVTAEQVKKGKPAPDAYLLGAELLGIPAQQCAVVEDAPAGLLSGLAAGCRTIAVNVPADAPRLDEADLVLTTLESLRIERQADGNVQVNLKA; this is translated from the coding sequence GTGCAGTGTAAAGGTTTCCTGTTCGATCTCGACGGGACGCTGGTGGATTCTTTACCGGTTGTCGAGCGTTCATGGTGTAAATGGGGCGATCGTTTCGGCATTCCGCACGATGAGATTCTCGGTTTCATTCACGGTAAACAGGCCATCACTTCGATTCGCCATTTTATGCCGGGGCGCAGCGAAGAGGATATTCAGGCCGAGTTCCGCTTCCTTGAGCAGATTGAAGCCACCGATATCGACGGCATTGTCGCACTGCCGGGCGCGTTAAACTTGCTGAATACGCTCAATGAAGCCGGTATCCCCTGGGCTATTGTGACCTCGGGTTCGATTCCGGTTGCTCACGCCCGCCACCGCGCGGCAGGTCTGCCAATGCCGAAAGTGTTTGTCACCGCCGAACAGGTGAAGAAGGGGAAACCGGCGCCGGATGCCTATCTGCTCGGCGCTGAACTGCTGGGGATACCGGCGCAACAGTGTGCGGTGGTTGAAGATGCGCCGGCGGGGCTGCTTTCCGGGCTGGCTGCCGGATGCCGCACCATCGCCGTCAACGTTCCGGCGGATGCGCCGCGTCTTGATGAAGCCGATCTGGTGCTGACGACTCTCGAAAGTTTGCGCATTGAACGGCAGGCGGACGGCAATGTTCAGGTGAATCTTAAAGCATAA
- a CDS encoding YfbU family protein translates to MEMTNAQRLILSNQYKMMTMLDPDNAERYRRLQTIIERGYGLQMRELDREFGQLTEETCRTIIDIMEMYHALHVSWTNLKDASGIDERRVTFLGFDVATEARYLGYVRFMVNVEGRYSHFDAGTHGFNSQTPMWEKYQRMLAAWHSCPRQYHLSSNEINQIINA, encoded by the coding sequence ATGGAAATGACCAATGCGCAGCGTCTGATTTTGTCCAATCAGTACAAGATGATGACTATGCTCGACCCGGACAACGCTGAACGTTACCGCCGTCTACAGACCATCATCGAGCGTGGATATGGGCTGCAAATGCGCGAGCTGGACCGCGAATTTGGCCAACTGACGGAAGAAACCTGCCGGACGATTATCGATATCATGGAGATGTACCACGCGCTGCACGTCTCCTGGACCAACCTCAAAGATGCGTCCGGTATTGATGAACGCCGGGTCACCTTCCTTGGCTTTGATGTCGCCACTGAGGCCCGTTATCTCGGCTATGTGCGCTTTATGGTCAATGTAGAAGGGCGCTATAGCCACTTCGACGCAGGAACTCACGGCTTTAACTCGCAGACGCCGATGTGGGAAAAATACCAGCGTATGCTGGCCGCCTGGCACTCCTGTCCGCGCCAGTATCATTTGAGTAGTAACGAAATTAACCAAATTATTAATGCCTGA
- the yfbV gene encoding terminus macrodomain insulation protein YfbV — MSTPENRPVSFFSLFRRGQHYAKTWPLDKRLAPVFIENRIIRATRYAIRIMPPVAVFTLCWQIALGGQLGPAVATALFALSLPMQGLWWLGKRSVTPLPPSILNWFYEVRGKLQEAGQALAPVDGKPDYQALADTLKRAFKQLDKTFLDDL, encoded by the coding sequence ATGTCGACCCCTGAGAATCGCCCCGTTAGCTTTTTTAGCTTGTTTCGTCGCGGGCAGCACTATGCGAAGACCTGGCCCCTCGATAAGCGGCTGGCGCCGGTGTTTATCGAAAACCGCATTATTCGCGCCACCCGCTACGCGATTCGCATCATGCCGCCGGTTGCGGTCTTCACCCTGTGCTGGCAGATAGCGCTCGGCGGCCAGCTCGGCCCGGCCGTCGCCACCGCGCTATTTGCCTTAAGCCTGCCGATGCAGGGGCTGTGGTGGTTGGGCAAGCGTTCCGTCACGCCATTACCGCCATCAATACTGAACTGGTTTTATGAAGTGCGCGGCAAATTACAAGAGGCCGGGCAGGCGTTAGCGCCGGTTGACGGCAAGCCGGATTACCAGGCGCTGGCTGACACGCTTAAGCGCGCCTTCAAACAACTGGATAAAACTTTCCTTGATGATTTGTAA
- the ackA gene encoding acetate kinase gives MSSKLVLVLNCGSSSLKFAILDAVNGDEYLSGLAECFHLPEARIKWKMDGGKHEAELGAGAAHSEALNFIVNTILAQKPELSAQLTAIGHRIVHGGEKYTSSVVIDDSVIQGIKDSASFAPLHNPAHLIGIAEALKSFPHLKDKNVAVFDTAFHQTMPEESYLYALPYSLYKEHGVRRYGAHGTSHYYVTQEAAKVLNKPVEELNIITCHLGNGGSVSAIRNGKCVDTSMGLTPLEGLVMGTRSGDIDPAIIFHLHDALGMSVDAINKMLTKESGLLGLTEVTSDCRYVEDNYADKADAKRAMDVYCHRLAKYIGSYTALMDGRLDAVVFTGGIGENAAMVRELSLGKLGVLGFEVDHERNLAARFGKSGFINKEGTRPAVVIPTNEELVIAQDAHRLTA, from the coding sequence ATGTCGAGTAAGTTAGTACTGGTTCTGAACTGCGGTAGCTCTTCCCTGAAATTTGCTATCCTGGATGCCGTTAACGGTGACGAATATCTCTCCGGTTTAGCCGAATGTTTCCATCTTCCTGAAGCCCGTATCAAATGGAAAATGGACGGCGGCAAACACGAAGCTGAGTTAGGCGCAGGCGCCGCTCACAGTGAAGCGCTGAACTTTATCGTTAACACTATTCTGGCACAAAAACCAGAACTGTCAGCACAGCTGACCGCAATTGGCCATCGTATCGTTCACGGCGGTGAAAAATACACCAGTTCCGTTGTCATCGACGATTCCGTTATTCAGGGCATCAAAGACTCCGCTTCCTTTGCACCGCTGCACAACCCGGCGCACCTGATCGGTATCGCTGAAGCGCTGAAATCCTTCCCGCACCTGAAAGACAAGAACGTTGCCGTGTTCGACACCGCGTTCCATCAGACCATGCCGGAAGAGTCCTACCTGTACGCCCTGCCGTACAGCCTGTACAAAGAGCATGGCGTACGTCGTTACGGCGCGCACGGCACCAGCCACTACTATGTGACTCAGGAAGCCGCTAAGGTTCTGAACAAGCCGGTTGAAGAACTGAACATCATCACCTGCCACCTCGGCAACGGCGGTTCCGTTTCCGCTATCCGTAACGGTAAATGCGTTGATACCTCCATGGGTCTGACCCCGCTGGAAGGTCTGGTGATGGGTACTCGCTCTGGCGATATCGACCCGGCAATCATTTTCCACCTGCACGACGCGCTGGGTATGAGCGTAGATGCTATCAACAAAATGCTGACCAAAGAGTCCGGCCTGCTGGGTCTGACCGAAGTCACAAGCGACTGCCGCTATGTTGAAGACAACTACGCGGATAAAGCTGACGCTAAACGCGCAATGGACGTTTACTGCCACCGTCTGGCGAAATACATCGGTTCTTACACCGCGCTGATGGACGGCCGTCTGGACGCCGTTGTCTTCACCGGTGGTATCGGTGAAAACGCCGCGATGGTTCGTGAACTGTCCCTGGGTAAACTGGGCGTTCTGGGCTTCGAAGTTGATCACGAGCGTAACCTGGCTGCCCGTTTCGGCAAGTCTGGCTTCATCAACAAAGAAGGCACCCGCCCTGCCGTGGTTATCCCGACCAACGAAGAGCTGGTGATCGCTCAAGACGCACACCGTCTGACCGCTTAA
- the pta gene encoding phosphate acetyltransferase: MSRTIMLIPTGTSVGLTSVSLGVIRAMERKGVRLSVFKPIAQPRSGGDTPDQTTTIVRASSSTTTAAEPMNMSHVESLLSSNQKDVLMEEIIANYHANTQDAEVVLVEGLVPTRKHQFAQSLNYEIAKTLNAEIVFVMSQGTDTPEQLNERIELTRNSFGGAKNTSITGVIVNKLNAPVDEQGRTRPDLSEIFDDSSKAKVVKIDPAQLQNGSPLPVLGAVPWSFDLIATRAIDMAHHLNATVINEGDINTRRVKSVTFCARSIPHMLEHFRPGSLLVTSADRPDVLVAACLAAMNGVEIGAILLTGGYEMDARISKLCERAFATGLPVFMVNTNTWQTSLSLQSFNLEVPVDDHERIEKVQEYVANYINADWIESLTATSERSRRLSPPAFRYQLTELARKAGKRVVLPEGDEPRTVKAAAICAERGIATCVLLGNPDEINRVAASQGVELGAGIEIVDPEVVRESYVARLVELRKNKGMTEAVAREQLEDNVVLGTLMLEQDEVDGLVSGAVHTTANTIRPPLQLIKTAPGSSLVSSVFFMLLPEQVYVYGDCAINPDPTAEQLAEIAIQSADSAIAFGIEPRVAMLSYSTGTSGAGSDVEKVREATRLAQEKRPDLMIDGPLQYDAAVMADVAKSKAPNSPVAGRATVFIFPDLNTGNTTYKAVQRSADLISIGPMLQGMRKPVNDLSRGALVDDIVYTIALTAIQSSQQQN, encoded by the coding sequence GTGTCCCGTACTATCATGCTGATCCCTACCGGAACCAGCGTAGGCCTGACCAGCGTCAGCCTCGGTGTTATCCGCGCTATGGAACGCAAAGGCGTTCGCCTGAGCGTCTTTAAACCTATCGCCCAGCCGCGTTCCGGTGGCGATACTCCAGACCAGACTACCACCATCGTTCGCGCCAGCTCTTCAACGACGACTGCCGCTGAACCGATGAACATGAGCCACGTTGAGTCGCTGCTGTCCAGCAACCAGAAAGACGTGCTGATGGAAGAGATCATCGCCAACTACCATGCTAACACTCAGGATGCTGAAGTGGTGCTGGTTGAAGGCCTGGTCCCGACTCGTAAACACCAGTTCGCTCAGTCTCTGAACTACGAAATCGCAAAAACGCTTAACGCGGAAATCGTCTTCGTGATGTCTCAGGGCACCGATACCCCGGAACAGCTGAACGAGCGTATCGAACTGACTCGCAACAGCTTCGGCGGCGCGAAAAACACCAGCATCACTGGCGTTATCGTTAACAAACTGAATGCTCCGGTTGATGAACAAGGCCGTACACGCCCTGACCTGTCCGAAATCTTTGACGACTCGTCTAAAGCGAAAGTCGTGAAGATCGACCCGGCTCAACTGCAGAATGGCAGCCCGCTGCCGGTGCTGGGCGCGGTGCCATGGAGCTTCGACCTGATCGCCACGCGCGCTATCGACATGGCGCATCACCTGAATGCGACCGTGATCAACGAAGGCGACATCAATACTCGCCGCGTGAAGTCTGTAACCTTCTGCGCGCGCAGCATTCCGCACATGCTGGAACACTTCCGTCCGGGTTCTCTGCTGGTGACTTCCGCAGACCGTCCAGACGTACTGGTCGCTGCCTGCCTGGCGGCGATGAACGGCGTAGAAATCGGCGCTATCCTGCTGACCGGCGGCTATGAAATGGACGCGCGCATCAGCAAGCTGTGCGAACGTGCTTTCGCCACCGGCCTGCCGGTATTCATGGTTAACACCAACACCTGGCAGACCTCTCTGAGCCTGCAGAGCTTCAACCTGGAAGTACCGGTTGACGATCACGAGCGCATCGAGAAAGTACAGGAATACGTTGCCAACTATATCAACGCCGACTGGATCGAATCGCTGACCGCGACCTCCGAGCGCAGCCGTCGTCTGTCTCCGCCAGCCTTCCGCTACCAGCTGACCGAGCTGGCGCGTAAAGCGGGCAAACGCGTCGTTCTGCCGGAAGGCGACGAACCGCGTACCGTTAAAGCGGCGGCCATCTGTGCCGAGCGCGGTATTGCAACCTGCGTGCTGCTGGGCAACCCGGATGAGATCAACCGCGTTGCGGCCTCTCAGGGCGTAGAGCTGGGCGCTGGTATTGAAATCGTCGATCCGGAAGTGGTTCGCGAAAGCTACGTGGCGCGTCTGGTCGAACTGCGTAAGAACAAAGGCATGACCGAAGCGGTTGCGCGCGAACAGCTGGAAGATAACGTGGTTCTCGGCACCCTGATGCTGGAACAAGACGAAGTCGACGGCCTGGTATCCGGCGCGGTTCACACCACCGCCAATACCATCCGTCCGCCGCTGCAGCTTATCAAAACGGCGCCGGGCAGCTCGCTGGTCTCTTCCGTATTCTTCATGCTGCTGCCGGAACAGGTTTACGTTTACGGCGACTGCGCGATCAACCCGGATCCGACGGCAGAACAGCTGGCGGAAATCGCGATTCAGTCCGCTGATTCCGCGATTGCCTTCGGTATCGAACCGCGCGTAGCGATGCTCTCCTACTCCACCGGCACCTCCGGCGCAGGTAGCGATGTAGAAAAAGTACGCGAAGCGACTCGTCTGGCGCAGGAAAAACGTCCTGACCTGATGATCGACGGTCCGCTGCAGTATGATGCCGCAGTAATGGCCGACGTAGCGAAGTCCAAAGCGCCGAACTCTCCGGTAGCTGGCCGCGCAACCGTGTTCATCTTCCCGGATCTGAACACCGGTAACACCACTTACAAAGCCGTACAGCGTTCCGCTGACCTGATCTCCATCGGGCCGATGCTGCAGGGTATGCGTAAGCCGGTAAACGACCTGTCCCGCGGCGCGCTGGTAGACGATATCGTCTACACTATCGCACTGACGGCGATTCAGTCTTCTCAGCAGCAGAACTAA
- the yfcD gene encoding NUDIX hydrolase YfcD, translating to MAEQKHLASTEWVDIVNENNEVIAQSSREQMRAQCLRHRATYIVVHDGMGKILVQRRTESKDFMPGMLDATAGGVVQADEQLLDSARREAEEELGIAGVPFADHGQFYYEDKHCRVWGSLFSCVSHGPFALQEEEVSEVCWLTPEEITARCDEFTADSLKALALWMTRNAGNTGHDRDEPEEDEA from the coding sequence ATGGCGGAACAGAAGCATTTGGCAAGCACAGAATGGGTCGATATTGTTAATGAAAACAATGAAGTGATAGCACAGTCCAGCCGCGAGCAAATGCGCGCGCAGTGTCTGCGCCACCGCGCGACCTATATTGTGGTTCATGATGGGATGGGCAAGATTCTGGTACAGCGCCGTACCGAGAGCAAAGATTTCATGCCGGGCATGCTGGATGCGACCGCCGGCGGCGTGGTGCAGGCGGATGAACAGCTGCTGGACTCCGCGCGCCGCGAAGCGGAAGAAGAGCTGGGGATTGCGGGCGTGCCTTTTGCCGATCACGGCCAATTCTACTACGAAGATAAACACTGCCGCGTCTGGGGAAGCCTGTTTAGCTGTGTTTCTCATGGCCCGTTCGCCCTGCAGGAAGAAGAGGTCAGCGAGGTATGCTGGTTGACGCCGGAAGAGATCACCGCGCGCTGCGATGAGTTCACCGCCGATTCACTGAAAGCGCTGGCGCTGTGGATGACTCGTAATGCGGGCAATACCGGCCACGATCGCGACGAGCCGGAAGAAGACGAAGCGTAA
- the yfcE gene encoding phosphodiesterase, producing the protein MKLMFASDIHGSLPATERVLERFAQSGAQWLVILGDVLNHGPRNALPEGYAPAQVAERLNSVAQRIIAVRGNCDSEVDQMLLHFPITAPWQQVLSEGYRLFLTHGHLYSPDNLPPLAAGDVLAYGHTHIPVAEKRGDIFLFNPGSVSIPKGGFAASYGMLEDDRLQVFALNDNQVIAEAAIYP; encoded by the coding sequence ATGAAACTGATGTTCGCATCCGATATTCACGGCTCGCTGCCTGCGACCGAACGCGTTCTGGAACGCTTCGCGCAGAGCGGGGCGCAGTGGCTGGTTATCCTCGGCGATGTGCTCAATCACGGGCCGCGCAACGCGCTGCCGGAAGGGTATGCGCCGGCGCAGGTCGCCGAGCGGCTGAACAGCGTCGCGCAGCGGATTATCGCCGTCCGCGGTAACTGTGATAGCGAAGTCGATCAAATGCTGCTGCATTTCCCCATTACTGCCCCTTGGCAGCAGGTGCTTAGCGAAGGCTACCGCCTGTTTTTGACCCACGGTCATCTCTATAGTCCGGATAATTTGCCGCCGCTCGCTGCTGGCGATGTACTGGCTTATGGTCATACTCATATTCCGGTTGCCGAGAAACGCGGCGATATATTCCTCTTCAATCCTGGCTCTGTGAGCATCCCGAAAGGCGGCTTTGCCGCCAGCTACGGCATGCTGGAAGATGATCGGCTGCAGGTTTTCGCACTCAATGATAATCAGGTTATTGCAGAGGCCGCGATTTACCCGTAA